A DNA window from Candidatus Methylacidiphilales bacterium contains the following coding sequences:
- a CDS encoding hemagglutinin repeat-containing protein, whose product MKFTFKIHNRKINLEKKGQNNMIASTRPRRTVGFTLASYLFISLLLLLDLPAQVVPDSSAPAHLQPSINHVGSIPVVAITAPSTGGISWNQYTQFNVGSPGLVFNNSLTAINSILTGTTISANPNFTGAAALVILNEVNSTQPTSLSGPMEIAGHSASLIIANPNGITANGASTINTSRLTLTTGTPFIDPSNKLHLHVTQGQLTIASNGLNTNGADTTELIAEKIQLNGPIHAGNGDLTIQGGQHTYHWHDQATTTGSGTGTGYAIDGTALGAAQAGSIKVVATQSGVGVRIPGNLAATTGDITLDAHGNIIIGQAKAKRDLKATSSASTLTTKGTIQADRDVTLISKQNLKIEGAVSAKRHVGLGTEANADLENVIHAEGRAEVYVGNLKITPNAGIWTSQEISIETPGSIDQAGTLSSDSWISILSGNSYQLGGLTRASSDILVQSSSLHLSPNAQIDSGSFLTVETSGPINLGYLATLQAENSILLSTPQDITNRGIIKASDSVLLQTLSTIDNQGAYITADAIQLDAGQLLNNSNYGTIEAGTIGLQINAPSMLNIAGYIISGNLINLQLGAGGLNNSNGVIWAQETGDLLITTPGTLINHYGYLFADRDLDLWANQKIDNLVGTIQAGRHAWINTARLENRRGPVVRIKGGNDRDFDDIETTDLAILSADGDLTITLESAPGLKDGSLLNDASILGAGGHLTITGASLVNNAHTLLHERWKRVKKSGISGWFGGRRWVLDRRWTTGTASTGQAGGTINIQLTDSFHNTGNWIGQSFILSAPTVVNGITDYFTPTPAPTVPRRQASFGMDSLPTPSNALFQTSRDPNSLYVVSSVVPYNTDLELTPSYLSERIGISGDPSTVRFFADPLYEAYLLQRQAMADLGQRFYFDDVSTMREQRHHLYENALSLHQSFPDLKLGDLLTETHLASLTEPVIWYVYQDVLDYQAAVADYERRLAEWQRLFGNQFAATSSKHHSTHTSSSSRLGRPEPPVHIIPENRVLVPTIYLPTPLEQYANIYGGRIQAEEATIRARDRFHNTGFVNIQNDLTIAAGQIKNERRVAQAVATVTINDFIGSRTRNVFYDQIQEGGEISAGGNLTLLAGDPGITNIGGLIIGGQRVRLETTGSIHNDAQRGEFIVNWDRGELGALFGMKSWDRGVLFIHGQIVSGDDLLILAGDTVTNRGSTIEALGDVVIRAPRLIEQDIHAATYTKYQGASFNGLGFDFSTQKEIVTARSSIISHFGDVTLISDEGDIRNVGSSLLAAYDLTLFAGQNLILDARTIEAIEGLGQFIFNGTGVELAKSEWNKPKTEISLVAAGNNLILQSGNDIISKGTLIRSGNDMWIVANNDIYFDQHTVNRWVKSNGMSLGLEFFGSGLINALFTQSDLRQAAIDLFPLSQPIQKLIASKDWQDYLYNGAQLGMATWNMMEGIGSVIESGGGLTNVGLHSVGLADAKGNLQISVRLNYDQWRQRDDWTESYRNTLISGGSLYLKSGNDTHMKGGTQIMAIKDIYLDSGRSISLEAGNDKYTTKKSSFGATVGVTVGQGGYGVTLGGRASGAVSDGTIYHQARILAKGDVNIKANQDFIIHGGNITGNDIELKVGRNLHIESLQDRHEESTWHASGEVTSGMGFSFKAAGGYSDGDKAWAKQVSGIQSENRLKIDVGNSTNLIGAFIDSNSSNVTLFTPWLSFRDIANYDEYNGLNLSIGINPDKAISGSLGLSYYDRDRTGIIRATIGKGDIVTGSSLAGLNRSICNLEEITLDEDTKIKFLMPVIYDDKKLGEEARRVFPATYATISTLQSAAAMLALSPLTLLEQTALKKGDLMWGLASTYATISRGPLEFTEYYRTAQKAYDISPGYVFILGLQQIPTIGNFIPGRQATFNSELPLRFTWSGGINDDLKQDRDKKTQKAFGYENFYGNPYMRGTATEVGSSMLLGNTAPGMNYLRQLLTDKEAYSENKYGGILANAHSGGVMRTSHASRFLAYHDIPVVGFAGSQGPAIGYYNNIYNHKFFLSFAPNKAEVTSMLATMLLPFYFTNSGYANPPEVSFFSPHGKHIQPSPQNPSEWLDEMKNFNSQFKF is encoded by the coding sequence ATGAAATTTACCTTCAAAATCCATAATCGAAAAATTAACTTAGAAAAGAAAGGCCAGAATAACATGATCGCCTCGACCCGTCCCCGTCGCACTGTGGGATTTACTCTCGCATCATATTTATTCATCTCATTACTGTTGCTTCTCGACCTACCCGCCCAAGTCGTCCCGGATTCATCTGCCCCAGCCCATCTCCAACCCTCAATCAATCATGTCGGCAGCATCCCCGTCGTCGCTATCACCGCCCCCAGCACCGGAGGCATCTCCTGGAACCAATACACCCAATTCAATGTCGGCTCTCCTGGACTCGTGTTTAATAATTCCCTCACGGCTATTAATAGCATCCTCACAGGCACAACCATATCCGCCAACCCCAATTTTACCGGCGCCGCAGCCCTCGTCATCCTCAACGAAGTCAATTCCACTCAACCCACCAGCCTCTCAGGCCCAATGGAAATCGCAGGCCACTCCGCCTCCCTCATCATCGCAAACCCTAACGGCATCACCGCCAACGGCGCCTCCACCATCAACACCAGCCGCCTCACCCTCACCACCGGCACACCCTTCATCGATCCGTCCAATAAACTCCACCTCCACGTCACCCAAGGCCAACTCACCATCGCCTCAAACGGCCTAAACACCAACGGCGCAGACACGACCGAACTCATCGCCGAAAAAATCCAGCTCAACGGCCCCATCCACGCCGGCAACGGAGACCTTACCATACAAGGCGGTCAACACACCTACCACTGGCACGATCAAGCCACCACTACAGGATCTGGCACAGGCACTGGTTACGCCATAGACGGCACAGCCCTCGGCGCCGCGCAAGCCGGAAGCATCAAAGTCGTCGCTACTCAAAGCGGCGTCGGCGTCCGCATCCCCGGAAATCTCGCCGCCACTACTGGCGACATCACCCTCGATGCACATGGCAACATCATCATAGGACAAGCCAAAGCCAAGCGCGACCTCAAAGCCACCAGCTCCGCTTCCACCCTCACCACAAAAGGCACTATCCAAGCCGATCGCGATGTCACACTCATTTCAAAACAAAATCTCAAAATCGAAGGAGCCGTCTCGGCCAAGCGCCATGTCGGTCTAGGCACAGAAGCCAACGCAGATTTAGAAAACGTCATACACGCCGAAGGCCGCGCTGAAGTCTACGTGGGAAATCTAAAAATTACTCCCAACGCCGGCATCTGGACGAGCCAGGAAATCTCCATCGAAACCCCAGGATCCATCGATCAAGCCGGCACCTTGAGCAGCGACTCCTGGATCAGCATCCTCTCAGGCAACTCATATCAACTCGGTGGTCTCACACGCGCCAGCAGCGACATCCTCGTCCAATCCTCATCCCTACACCTCTCTCCCAACGCCCAAATCGACAGCGGCAGCTTCCTGACCGTTGAAACTTCAGGCCCCATAAATCTCGGCTACCTCGCCACCCTCCAAGCCGAAAACTCCATCCTCCTCAGCACTCCCCAAGACATCACCAACCGCGGCATCATCAAAGCCAGCGACTCCGTCCTTCTACAAACCCTCAGCACCATCGATAATCAAGGAGCCTACATCACCGCCGATGCCATCCAACTCGACGCCGGCCAACTCCTCAACAACAGCAACTACGGCACCATCGAAGCCGGCACAATCGGCCTCCAGATCAACGCCCCCTCAATGCTGAATATCGCCGGCTACATCATCAGCGGTAATCTCATCAACCTCCAACTCGGCGCCGGCGGCCTTAACAACTCCAACGGCGTCATCTGGGCACAGGAAACCGGCGACCTCCTCATCACTACCCCCGGCACCCTTATCAATCACTACGGCTACCTCTTCGCTGATCGCGATCTCGACCTCTGGGCCAATCAAAAAATCGATAACCTCGTCGGCACCATCCAAGCCGGTCGCCATGCCTGGATCAACACCGCGCGTCTAGAAAATCGCCGCGGCCCCGTAGTCCGCATCAAGGGCGGAAATGACCGCGATTTCGATGATATCGAAACTACCGACCTCGCCATCCTCAGCGCTGACGGTGACCTCACCATCACCCTCGAATCCGCACCCGGCCTCAAAGACGGAAGTTTGCTCAACGATGCCTCCATCCTCGGTGCTGGAGGCCACCTCACCATCACAGGCGCCTCCCTCGTTAATAATGCCCACACCCTGTTGCACGAACGCTGGAAACGCGTAAAAAAGAGCGGTATCTCAGGATGGTTCGGGGGACGCCGCTGGGTCCTCGACCGCCGCTGGACCACAGGCACAGCCAGCACCGGACAAGCCGGCGGCACGATCAACATCCAGCTCACCGATTCCTTCCACAATACAGGCAACTGGATCGGCCAATCCTTCATCCTCTCCGCTCCCACCGTAGTCAACGGCATCACCGATTACTTCACCCCCACTCCAGCGCCGACGGTGCCGCGTCGCCAAGCCAGCTTCGGCATGGACTCTCTCCCCACCCCATCCAATGCCCTCTTCCAGACCAGTCGCGATCCGAATTCCCTCTACGTCGTCAGTTCCGTCGTCCCCTACAACACCGACCTCGAGCTGACCCCATCCTACCTATCGGAGCGTATCGGCATCAGCGGAGACCCGTCCACCGTTCGATTCTTTGCCGATCCCCTCTACGAAGCCTACTTACTCCAACGCCAAGCCATGGCCGATCTCGGCCAGCGTTTCTACTTCGACGACGTCTCCACCATGCGCGAACAACGCCACCACCTCTACGAAAACGCCCTCTCCCTTCACCAATCCTTCCCCGACCTAAAACTCGGCGACCTCCTCACCGAGACTCACCTTGCCTCCCTCACCGAACCCGTCATCTGGTATGTCTACCAAGACGTCCTAGACTACCAAGCCGCAGTCGCCGACTATGAGCGCCGCCTCGCCGAGTGGCAACGCCTTTTCGGCAACCAATTTGCTGCCACCTCCAGTAAACACCACTCCACCCACACCAGCTCCTCCTCTCGCCTCGGCCGCCCTGAGCCACCCGTCCACATCATCCCTGAAAACCGCGTCCTTGTCCCCACCATCTATCTCCCCACTCCCCTCGAACAATACGCCAACATCTACGGAGGCCGAATCCAAGCCGAAGAAGCCACCATCCGCGCCCGCGACCGTTTCCACAACACCGGTTTCGTCAACATCCAAAACGACCTCACCATCGCCGCCGGCCAAATCAAAAACGAAAGACGCGTCGCTCAAGCCGTCGCCACCGTCACCATCAATGACTTCATCGGCAGCCGCACCCGCAACGTCTTCTACGACCAAATACAAGAAGGCGGTGAAATCAGCGCAGGCGGCAATCTCACCCTCCTCGCTGGCGACCCCGGCATCACCAACATCGGCGGCCTCATCATTGGCGGCCAGCGCGTCCGCCTCGAAACCACCGGCTCCATCCACAACGACGCCCAACGCGGTGAGTTCATCGTCAACTGGGACCGCGGCGAGCTCGGCGCCCTCTTCGGCATGAAATCCTGGGATCGCGGCGTCCTCTTCATCCACGGACAAATTGTCAGCGGCGACGACCTCCTCATCCTCGCCGGCGACACCGTCACCAATCGCGGCAGCACCATCGAAGCCCTCGGCGACGTCGTCATCCGCGCCCCACGATTGATCGAACAAGACATCCACGCCGCCACCTACACCAAATACCAAGGCGCCAGCTTCAACGGCCTCGGTTTTGACTTCTCCACCCAAAAAGAAATCGTCACCGCCCGCAGCTCCATCATCAGCCATTTCGGCGACGTCACCCTCATCAGCGACGAAGGCGACATCCGCAACGTCGGCTCCTCCCTCCTCGCCGCATACGACCTCACCCTCTTCGCCGGCCAAAACCTCATCCTCGACGCCCGCACCATCGAAGCCATTGAAGGGCTAGGACAATTTATTTTTAATGGCACAGGTGTTGAGTTAGCAAAATCAGAATGGAACAAACCAAAAACCGAGATCAGCTTAGTAGCTGCGGGGAATAACCTCATTCTTCAATCCGGAAATGATATCATTTCAAAGGGAACGTTGATACGCAGTGGCAACGATATGTGGATAGTTGCAAACAATGACATTTATTTCGACCAGCACACGGTTAATCGATGGGTAAAATCCAATGGGATGTCCTTAGGCCTGGAATTTTTTGGTTCCGGGTTAATTAATGCTCTATTCACCCAAAGTGATCTTAGACAGGCTGCTATTGACCTCTTTCCACTTTCACAACCCATCCAAAAATTGATAGCGTCTAAAGATTGGCAAGACTACCTATACAACGGTGCTCAACTAGGAATGGCAACCTGGAATATGATGGAAGGAATAGGTAGCGTAATCGAATCAGGAGGGGGATTGACAAATGTAGGGTTACATTCGGTAGGCCTAGCAGATGCTAAGGGAAATTTGCAAATCTCAGTAAGGCTAAACTACGATCAATGGAGACAGCGAGACGACTGGACTGAGAGTTACCGCAATACTTTAATTTCCGGTGGCTCTTTATATCTCAAATCTGGAAATGATACTCATATGAAAGGAGGCACACAAATCATGGCCATCAAGGATATCTATCTTGACTCCGGACGCAGTATTTCCCTTGAAGCAGGTAACGATAAATACACAACTAAAAAATCGAGTTTCGGTGCAACGGTAGGAGTAACAGTGGGTCAGGGAGGCTATGGCGTTACCCTAGGCGGACGAGCTTCAGGAGCAGTATCTGATGGCACTATCTATCATCAAGCTCGGATTTTAGCTAAAGGAGATGTTAATATAAAAGCCAACCAAGACTTTATTATCCACGGTGGAAATATAACAGGCAACGATATAGAACTAAAAGTTGGCAGAAATTTACACATCGAAAGTTTACAAGATCGTCACGAAGAATCTACTTGGCATGCTAGCGGCGAGGTAACATCAGGCATGGGCTTTTCCTTCAAGGCTGCAGGCGGCTACAGTGACGGAGATAAAGCGTGGGCAAAACAAGTTAGCGGTATCCAGTCAGAAAATCGCTTGAAGATCGATGTTGGGAATTCTACAAATCTTATTGGTGCATTTATAGACTCCAATAGTAGCAATGTAACTCTCTTCACACCTTGGCTGAGTTTTCGGGATATTGCAAATTATGATGAATACAATGGCTTAAACCTGAGCATAGGTATAAATCCAGATAAAGCAATATCAGGAAGCCTAGGCCTTAGTTATTATGATAGAGACCGAACGGGAATCATTCGAGCAACCATAGGCAAAGGTGATATCGTTACTGGTAGTTCTCTCGCAGGGCTGAATCGCAGCATATGCAACCTTGAGGAAATCACTCTTGATGAGGATACGAAAATTAAGTTTTTAATGCCAGTGATTTATGATGATAAGAAATTAGGGGAAGAAGCCAGACGTGTCTTTCCTGCCACTTACGCTACCATTAGCACGCTTCAAAGCGCAGCGGCAATGTTAGCTTTAAGCCCTCTTACCCTACTTGAGCAGACAGCTTTGAAAAAAGGTGATTTGATGTGGGGACTCGCTTCCACTTATGCTACGATCTCAAGAGGACCTTTAGAATTTACAGAATATTATAGAACTGCACAAAAAGCTTACGACATCAGTCCAGGTTACGTATTTATATTAGGCTTACAACAGATTCCAACTATCGGAAATTTCATTCCTGGTCGACAAGCGACATTTAATTCCGAATTGCCACTAAGATTTACATGGTCCGGAGGAATTAATGATGATTTAAAACAAGACCGAGATAAGAAAACTCAAAAGGCTTTTGGATATGAAAACTTTTATGGTAACCCATATATGCGGGGCACAGCGACCGAGGTTGGAAGCAGTATGTTATTGGGAAATACAGCCCCAGGGATGAACTATCTAAGACAATTATTAACAGATAAGGAGGCTTATTCCGAAAATAAGTATGGCGGTATCCTAGCCAATGCTCACAGCGGTGGGGTCATGCGCACTTCTCACGCCAGCCGTTTTCTAGCCTATCATGATATTCCAGTAGTAGGCTTTGCAGGATCACAAGGGCCAGCGATTGGCTATTACAATAATATATATAACCATAAGTTCTTCTTGAGCTTCGCACCTAATAAAGCAGAGGTAACGAGTATGCTAGCAACAATGCTTTTACCCTTTTATTTCACTAATTCAGGTTATGCCAACCCACCGGAAGTCAGTTTCTTTAGCCCACATGGCAAACATATACAACCCAGCCCCCAAAACCCAAGCGAGTGGTTGGATGAAATGAAAAACTTTAATTCTCAGTTCAAATTTTAA
- the tatC gene encoding twin-arginine translocase subunit TatC — translation MHELPSKPFLDHLEDLRWLLIKIGITLALTIALGFIFTPQILDLLYEPLRRAGHDPQKILRVLGVVDPFLIQMHASFLTGIILALPFTLYFIGEFLLPALLPSERRLLIPVFTTGALLFLCGVAFCYFILLPQALNFFISYSRQFGLTVEWTLENYLNFTVNLLIAFGLCFELPLIILLLHNLEIITHHQLRTHRRLAILLIVIAAACITPTTDFYTLTLLAAPMILLYETCLLITHWLEKKKSARSQLPINP, via the coding sequence ATGCACGAGCTCCCCTCCAAGCCCTTTCTCGACCACCTCGAAGACCTCCGCTGGCTTCTCATAAAAATCGGCATCACCCTCGCCCTCACCATCGCCTTAGGCTTCATCTTCACCCCACAAATCCTCGACCTCCTCTACGAACCCCTCCGCCGCGCTGGCCACGACCCACAAAAAATCCTCCGCGTCCTCGGCGTCGTCGACCCCTTCCTCATCCAAATGCACGCCAGCTTCCTCACAGGCATCATCCTCGCCCTCCCCTTCACCCTTTACTTCATCGGAGAATTCCTCCTGCCTGCACTCCTACCTTCCGAGCGCCGCCTCCTCATACCAGTCTTCACCACCGGCGCCCTCCTCTTCCTCTGCGGAGTCGCCTTTTGCTACTTCATCCTCTTACCACAAGCCCTCAATTTCTTCATCAGCTACAGCCGCCAATTTGGCCTCACCGTCGAATGGACCCTCGAAAACTACCTCAACTTCACCGTTAACCTCCTCATCGCCTTCGGCCTCTGCTTCGAGCTCCCCCTAATCATCCTCCTCCTCCACAACCTCGAAATCATCACCCACCACCAACTCCGCACCCATCGCCGCCTCGCCATCCTCCTCATCGTCATCGCAGCCGCCTGCATCACTCCCACCACCGACTTCTACACCCTCACCCTCCTCGCCGCCCCCATGATCCTCCTCTACGAAACCTGCCTCCTCATCACCCACTGGCTCGAAAAAAAGAAATCCGCCCGTTCCCAACTCCCCATCAACCCCTAG
- a CDS encoding ShlB/FhaC/HecB family hemolysin secretion/activation protein — MHSSLNAQLASDPAQQQLRQERLKADEERRFRPTPQVSAPAQEPSPLSRAPSTGPKFPIDTITIENLTVLQTKALSPILTKYQGTEMGLADIDRLINELTNFLIEKGYITTRVYIPPQNIATTRTLRLVVVEGKIEEIVLNQNRWPDRLKAFMALPLHKNQILHLRHLEQGVDQLNRVPSAQAQVKLEPGSKPGYSIINITNRPRKAYRFGVGYDNHGQSITGRNRIRLSTEFDNALNLNETFSIFYLGSQNTNALGASFSAPFRWWTLQSSAAYSEYLVGITPGVELFGSSFQITGGIQRMLYRDSRQKLSLGLDLEVKESARVINDIILLPQPLTALKLSAMHSYRFDKAQLTSDLTFSQGLPILGAKNDPSSLSWKDPHREFTKFEIGISNLLTIQPWLSWRALIRAQYSLHGLYGSEQLFLADITSVRGFSSATAIGDDGIYARNELTFSPPPLTKIKTLDWLLTKFSPYLFLDSGYASLKTQDSGTRLTSGGAGIRFQWEYLQADVAYAHALDWDRKKQKLSRNHEVYFSMGMNLKF; from the coding sequence TTGCATAGCTCACTAAATGCACAACTCGCATCCGACCCCGCACAACAACAACTCCGCCAAGAACGACTCAAAGCTGATGAAGAGCGGCGATTCCGTCCGACTCCTCAAGTCTCAGCGCCTGCACAAGAGCCGTCGCCTTTATCCCGTGCGCCCAGCACTGGCCCGAAATTCCCGATCGACACCATCACCATTGAAAACCTCACCGTTTTGCAAACTAAAGCTCTCTCACCCATTCTCACAAAATATCAAGGCACAGAAATGGGGCTAGCCGATATCGATCGCCTCATCAACGAGCTGACCAATTTCCTCATCGAAAAAGGCTACATCACCACGAGAGTCTATATCCCTCCACAAAACATCGCTACCACACGGACGCTCCGCCTCGTCGTCGTCGAAGGCAAAATCGAAGAGATCGTTCTAAATCAAAACCGCTGGCCAGATCGCCTCAAAGCCTTTATGGCCCTCCCCTTGCACAAAAACCAAATCCTCCACCTTCGCCATCTCGAGCAAGGCGTAGATCAACTCAACCGTGTCCCCTCCGCCCAAGCTCAAGTAAAACTCGAGCCCGGCTCAAAGCCCGGTTATTCCATCATCAATATCACCAATCGACCCCGAAAAGCTTACCGCTTCGGCGTCGGCTACGATAACCACGGGCAGTCCATCACAGGCCGCAACCGCATCCGCCTGAGCACAGAATTCGACAATGCCCTCAACCTCAACGAAACCTTCTCAATCTTCTATCTCGGATCTCAAAACACAAACGCTCTCGGCGCCTCTTTCTCAGCCCCTTTCCGCTGGTGGACTCTTCAATCTTCTGCCGCATACTCAGAATACCTCGTCGGCATAACGCCAGGCGTCGAGCTCTTCGGATCTTCCTTCCAAATCACCGGTGGAATTCAACGTATGCTCTACAGAGATTCGCGTCAAAAACTCTCCCTCGGTCTCGACCTCGAAGTCAAAGAATCAGCTCGCGTGATCAACGACATCATCCTCCTTCCTCAACCCCTCACCGCCCTGAAACTATCTGCCATGCACAGCTACCGCTTCGATAAAGCACAACTCACCTCCGATCTCACCTTTTCACAAGGCTTGCCTATCCTTGGTGCAAAGAACGACCCGTCATCCTTATCCTGGAAAGATCCTCATCGAGAGTTCACCAAATTCGAAATTGGCATTTCCAATCTCCTGACAATCCAGCCTTGGCTCAGTTGGCGCGCTTTGATTCGAGCTCAATACTCACTACATGGACTTTACGGTAGCGAACAACTCTTCCTCGCTGATATCACCTCCGTCCGCGGCTTCTCCTCCGCCACCGCTATCGGTGATGATGGCATCTACGCCCGCAATGAACTCACCTTTAGCCCGCCTCCTCTCACCAAAATTAAAACACTCGACTGGCTCCTCACTAAATTTTCCCCCTATCTCTTTCTCGACTCAGGTTATGCCTCTCTCAAAACTCAAGACTCTGGCACTCGCCTCACCTCCGGCGGTGCCGGAATCCGCTTTCAGTGGGAATATCTACAAGCCGATGTAGCCTACGCACACGCCCTCGATTGGGATCGCAAGAAACAAAAACTTTCCAGAAACCACGAAGTCTATTTCAGCATGGGAATGAACTTAAAATTTTAG
- a CDS encoding filamentous hemagglutinin N-terminal domain-containing protein has product MRRPLTTLVILILTASSSLAHVIPDGATDTHATLQPDGSILVEIAPVFANGISHNTYTEFNVPSPGLFFDNQTRQASTILNEVTGSNPSFILGNVEVLGARAHVILVNPHGITVNGSQFINTGGLVLSTGQVDFVERNLTPVIKQKNIQLTTDEGTITIGENGLAGAFTSLQLLARKIQVQGPLINENDHPNAHINLIAGSSIVEFDSSVAPTNASKPWSVAAPHNSTPTNEILIDITSPALISASKIQIAVTSDGAGVRHAGSSLASGGDFILTSNGEIKLANAKIEAKRDIIIEKRDTTGTSINFSAEGSTDNPFQIKAGRHIDLLASHIALSHGRIDSEDGDITLGLPNQPASSPSIFSHVEAEAGKGIGLFAIDQPIVVTSSNFKAESGLFQIRGRSLTLDGSEDPSWKPSTFIGAQLDLIIPESLKVSGSKLLSYTDLTIQAGDVAVEPGIVGDPHSRSEISAIDGGLYISTTSGDFINQGSIISGNKRISGLPASQGGVTLHSAGQVLNQSLSASQLAVITSLADDLKIQANGDIINHTARLFSSHNIILLTPTHLHNYISYTPPDSALELHTRKTGWFIFRKKRTSWLWKFNNPAIAGQLAFIVAGKGIQIHADQVTNDGGEITANGGALLIDTRLLKNIAVPTGTARYEKISGWWTHYAKATSNQEIYGGQIQSNGSITISAAESIENVGGRFLALADLTLISPSVIGRSIQNYQLYQRPNGIRQFFGGPFTKLIRSDFGGQFISWNGTVRILSATPVLLDGGEISSAFPYEIPMGVHILRHPSKDRVTADDHLGFFDWLF; this is encoded by the coding sequence ATGAGGAGGCCACTCACCACCCTAGTTATTCTCATTCTCACCGCCTCCTCAAGCCTAGCTCATGTCATCCCTGATGGAGCGACGGACACCCACGCCACCCTCCAGCCCGACGGCTCAATCCTCGTTGAAATCGCCCCTGTTTTCGCCAACGGAATCAGCCACAACACCTATACCGAATTCAACGTCCCCTCACCCGGCCTCTTCTTCGATAACCAAACCCGCCAAGCCTCCACCATCCTCAACGAAGTCACCGGCAGCAATCCCTCCTTCATCCTGGGCAACGTCGAAGTCCTCGGCGCCCGCGCCCACGTCATCCTCGTCAATCCACACGGCATCACCGTCAACGGCAGCCAATTCATCAACACTGGCGGCCTCGTCCTAAGCACAGGGCAAGTTGACTTCGTCGAGCGCAACCTCACCCCCGTCATCAAGCAAAAAAACATCCAACTCACCACTGACGAAGGCACCATCACCATCGGCGAAAACGGGTTAGCTGGCGCTTTTACCTCGCTCCAACTTCTCGCCCGCAAAATCCAAGTCCAAGGCCCCCTCATCAATGAAAACGATCACCCCAACGCCCACATCAACCTCATCGCTGGATCCAGCATCGTAGAATTTGACAGCTCCGTCGCCCCCACAAACGCCTCAAAGCCCTGGTCTGTAGCCGCTCCTCACAATTCCACCCCGACGAATGAAATCCTCATCGATATCACAAGCCCAGCCCTAATCTCCGCCAGCAAAATACAAATCGCCGTCACCTCCGACGGTGCCGGCGTCCGTCACGCCGGTTCAAGCCTAGCTAGCGGAGGAGATTTTATCTTAACCTCCAACGGAGAAATTAAACTCGCCAACGCCAAGATTGAGGCAAAGCGCGATATTATCATTGAAAAACGAGATACCACAGGCACTTCTATCAACTTCTCCGCTGAAGGCTCCACCGATAATCCATTTCAGATCAAGGCCGGAAGGCATATCGATCTCCTCGCCTCACACATCGCTCTCTCTCACGGCCGCATCGACTCAGAAGACGGCGACATCACCCTCGGCCTTCCCAACCAACCAGCCAGCTCTCCTTCGATATTCAGCCATGTAGAAGCAGAAGCAGGAAAAGGCATCGGTCTCTTCGCCATAGACCAGCCCATTGTTGTTACCTCTTCAAATTTCAAAGCTGAAAGTGGGCTTTTCCAAATCCGTGGCCGTTCCCTTACCCTCGATGGATCAGAAGATCCCAGTTGGAAACCTAGCACATTCATCGGAGCACAACTCGATTTAATCATCCCCGAAAGCCTGAAAGTAAGCGGATCCAAACTCCTATCCTACACCGACCTCACCATCCAAGCTGGAGACGTTGCAGTCGAGCCAGGCATCGTCGGAGACCCTCACTCTCGAAGTGAAATCTCCGCCATAGATGGAGGCTTATACATCAGCACCACTAGTGGAGACTTTATCAACCAAGGCTCCATCATCAGCGGAAACAAACGAATCTCAGGCCTTCCCGCTTCACAAGGGGGCGTCACACTTCACTCTGCAGGACAGGTCCTCAATCAAAGCCTCTCGGCTAGCCAGCTTGCCGTTATCACCTCTCTTGCCGACGACCTCAAGATCCAAGCCAATGGAGACATCATCAATCACACAGCCAGACTATTTTCATCCCACAACATCATCCTTCTCACCCCAACTCACCTTCACAACTACATCTCATACACCCCGCCTGACTCCGCTCTGGAGCTGCACACTCGAAAGACAGGGTGGTTTATTTTCCGAAAAAAACGGACGAGTTGGCTGTGGAAGTTCAATAATCCCGCCATCGCAGGCCAACTAGCTTTTATTGTTGCCGGCAAAGGCATCCAGATCCATGCCGATCAAGTCACTAACGATGGCGGAGAAATCACAGCCAACGGCGGAGCTCTCCTAATTGATACGCGTCTACTAAAAAACATCGCAGTTCCGACAGGCACCGCGCGTTATGAGAAAATAAGCGGCTGGTGGACTCACTACGCCAAAGCCACTTCCAATCAAGAAATCTACGGCGGTCAAATCCAAAGCAACGGTTCGATTACCATCTCAGCTGCTGAATCCATTGAAAACGTCGGTGGTCGTTTCCTCGCATTAGCCGATCTGACACTTATCTCGCCCTCAGTCATCGGAAGAAGCATACAGAATTACCAACTCTATCAACGCCCCAACGGCATACGCCAGTTCTTCGGAGGCCCCTTCACAAAGCTCATCCGCAGCGATTTCGGAGGCCAGTTCATCTCATGGAATGGAACGGTGCGGATCCTTTCGGCTACGCCCGTATTGCTAGATGGTGGAGAAATTTCATCCGCTTTCCCTTATGAAATCCCCATGGGCGTTCACATTCTTCGACACCCATCCAAAGATCGAGTCACGGCTGACGACCATTTAGGATTTTTCGATTGGTTATTTTGA